AGGGCGTACACCACTTTTGAGGCGTGGATCACGGCGGCCTGGTCGTCCGGGTCGTGCAGGCTGTTCATCAACTGGCGGTAGGTTTCCATGTGCCCGATGTCCAGGGAACCATGGGAACTGAGGTAACTGAACGCCGTGGCGGGCAGCTCCAAGCGTTCGCGAATATTGCCGGCGGCGTGAGTGGCCAGGGCGATGCTGGTGCCTTCGAGCACATTGACCATGCCGAACAGCCCCACCGGATTGCCACGGGCGATCAGGTCATAGAGGTAGCTGACCATCAGCTCGATGGGCAAACCCGGCCGCCCATCACGTACCGCATCCTTGTCGCCGCCACAGGCCTGGATGTCGTTGAGCACCCATTGCTCATGGCCGTATTCATCCTCGATGTACTCGCAGACGGCCTTGCGCAGCCATTCCAAGTGCGAGGGCAGGCGTGCGCCACAGGCCATCATCAATGGCACGGTATGCCGAACGTGGTAGTAAGCCTGGGCAAGGAATGCGCGATAGCTCTCCAGGCTCACATGGCCTTCCAGCGCATCCCGAATGATTGGCAGGCTGAACAGCGCCTGGCGTTCCTGTTGGGTGGCCTCTTGCAGCGTGTCGAAAAAGTTCACGATGGGGTTTCCTCGTTGTGTGCGGTAAACAGGTGTGCTTGATAACGCGCGACGATCGCGTCACGCCGTGGCCGGCCGTTGGCAGTGAGCAAGCCGTTGGCGGCGCTGAAGGGTTCATCCAGGCGCGTCCATCGATGCACTTGGGCGTAGTCGGGCAAGGTGCTGTTGGCCATGGCCACGGTGGCAGCCAGTTGGGCATCGGTGCAGGCGGGGCTATGGGGCCAGAGCAGCGCGTGATTCTCGGGCAGGGCTTCGCCATACACGAACGCCTGGGCGATGACGCCGTCTTGGGTCAGTTCGGCCTCGACCCAGTCCGGGTTGACGTTGCGGCCAAAGCTGGTGACGAACTGATGTTTCTTGCGGCCCTTGAGGTAGAGAAAACCGTCTGCATCGAAGGCGCCCAGATCGCCGCTGGGCCACCACTGTTCGGGTTGTGCGCTGTCGTCCAGGTAGCCCAGCAAGGTCGAGCCTTTGATCAGCACTTCATCGTCTTCGGCCAGGCGTATGTCCACGTGGGGCAGGGGCCGGCCGACGCTGCCCGGGCGCTGTGCATCGGGGTGATTCAGGCATACCACCGAGGCGCATTCCGACAGCCCGTAACCTTCAAACACCGGCATGCCCAACCGTTGTGCCCGTTGCAGCAAGGCTTTGGAGACGCGCGCGCCTCCCACCGCGGCAAAGCGCAGCCCTTGTGGGCTGAACGCCTTCTGTTCGGCGGCGATGACCAACATCAGCAGCAATTGCGGGACCAGGATCAGACTGTGGGGCTGGCGTACCGCCAGGCAACCGAGCAATTGCGCGGCGTCCACCGCACTGGCGCCCTGGATACCCAGGCTTCTCTGGCTGGGCACACTCAAGGTGGCGCCGGCACACAGCGCGGCATAGCAACCGAGGTTCTCGAGCAAAATCGCGATGGGCAACAGCGCCAAGTGGTGGCGTGGGTCAGTGGCGTGGCTGGCCTGGTGCAACTCGCGAGCCACACGCAGCACGCTGTCGGCGCTCAGGCATACGCCCTTGGGCGCCCCGGTGGTGCCGGAAGTGAATGTCACCTTGGCAGTGCCCGCAGGCATCGGAGGGCGGCCTGCAAAGGTTTTGCACCAGAAGTCGCCGCTTGGGCGGTAACCGGCGGCCAATAGCTCAGGCTCCAGGTACGGCTCGGCGATCACCCGTTCGGCGTGGCTTTGTTCAAGGCAGTGGGCGCGCTGAGCGGGGCTGAAAAACGGCGGCAGGGTCAGGCAGGTCAAGCCTTCGAACAGTATCGCCAAGTCCCAGAGCATGGCGTCGACGCCGTTGTCCAGGGCCAGGGCCACCACCTTCACGCCTTCATCGCGCAGGCGTTGCTGGCGGTAGGCAACCTCGGCAAACAGTGAGGTGTAATCCATTTTCAACGTGTCGCCCCACAGGGCGATGGCGCCGTCGTTACGCTCGGCATGGCCGCGTAGCACAGCGTGAAAGCGCCGGGTTTCAGGCGACATGGCAGGTGTCCTCAAGTGCAGTGGGCAACCCCAGGCGTGAGAACAGGCCCATGTTGCGCAAATGGATGAACCCGGCGCGGATATTGCCGACATGCACCCAGGGTTGGCTTTCGTAGTAACTGCCCCAGTGATGGCGGTCCTCGCCCAGGCGCTGCGGGTCGGCCGCGCACAGGGTGACCGGCTTCAATCCCAGGCGGTGGAAGCTGTTGACCAAGCCGATATTGCCGGTGAACGCCACCCATTCCAGGCCACCCATGGCCAGCAGCCAGGTCACCGCGATAATGCTCAGGCGCGCACTGCCGGTGTCGCTGGCGGCCAGGTTGCCGACTTCGGCGATGGCGTGGCGCGCTACCGTTTGCTCGGCGGCTGCGCTGATCAAAGGGTCGATCTGATGGTCCAGGTATCGCTCCAGAAACAGCGGTTCGGCACCCGCCAGCCGGACCCCGGCGACCGCACACAGCGCTCCTTCCGCCTGGGTGATGCCAAACAGCTGGGGCATGAAGTGACGGATATCGGCACCGTGGGCGATGCGAAAACGTTGTTGGATAAATGCCTCAAAGGCGGGGCGCTGAGGGTCGTGGGGCAGGGCAACGGCGAGGCGCATTTGTGCACTGTCGGCCTGGCCGAACAGCAGGGGCAAGGAAATCTTGCAATCGATATCGGGCATTGGCGTTAGGCCTCCCACGTGATGTTGGGAGGAGTATCAAAGGCATTTCTTAACGAAGTCTGAAGGTGGTGAAAATGATCGATTTGCCGATCTTCAGACTGCCTTAAGACTGGGCTGGCAGGTTAGCGCCACCCCTCCTGCACAAGGTCTTTATCCGATGATCCACAACCCACTGACGCAGCGCTATGCAAGACTCTCGATGACCCTGCACTGGCTGATGCTGGCGCTGTTTGTCGGCGTGTATGCCTGCATTGAAATCAAAGGCCTGCTGCCGCGAGGCAATCCACTCAAGGCACTGTTGCTGGGGGCTCACTCGCTGTTCGGAATCTCGATTTTCGTACTGGTGTGGCTGCGGTTGCTGGGGCGTCTGGCGCCGCGCCCGGCGATCCTGCCACGTCCGCCCCTGTGGCAGACGGCCGCGTCGCACCTGATGCACGCCGCGCTGTATGGCTTGATGATTGTGACGCCTTTGCTGGCCTGGCTGATGCTCAACGCCGGGGGCAAGCCAGTGGCGTATTTCGAGTTTTCACTCCCGACACTGGTGGCGCCGGACCCGGACCTCGCCCGGCAGTTCAAACACTGGCACGAGTGGCTGGGCAGCAGCGGCTATTGGTTGATCGGCCTGCATGCAGCCGCTGGGTTGTTCCACCACTACTGGGTACGCGATAACACCCTGGTGCGCATGCTGCCCAAGCGTAGCGGGCGCTGAAAGCGCGGTTGGCTGAACGCTTGCTTGCAAACGTTCAGCCAACACAGATTGATCACTTTTGCGCTTGATGAAACGTTTAACCAAACGATAAACGGCGTACGCAAGCGCTTGCGTAAGCAAATGTATCTGGCATAAAGTCGTCGGCACTCGCCTACAAAAATAATAATGCCAGGAGCTCATCCATGAGCCTTGAACCCTTGCTTGAGATGCAGGGCATCAGCAAAACCTTCAACGGTTTGCGCGTGCTCAAAAATGTTGGCCTGAAGGTCTACCCCGGTGAAATTCACGCACTGATGGGGGAGAACGGCGCCGGCAAATCGACCCTGATGAAAATCCTCTCCGGCGCTTACCAGGCCGACCCCGGCGGTGAAATCCGCATCGACGGCCAGCCCGTCGCCACCTTCGACCCTGCCACCGCCAAAACCCTCGGCATCGCCGTGATTTATCAGGAATTGAGCCTGTGCCCGAACCTGAGCGTGGCCGAGAACATCTACCTGGGCCGCGAACTGCGGCGCGGCTGGACCATCGATCGCAAGGGCATGCAAGAAGGCTGCGTCGAAGTGCTGCAACGCCTGGGCGCCGAGTTCAAACCCGCCACGCCGGTGAGCAGCCTGTCGATTGCCGAGCGCCAGTTGGTGGAAATCGCCCGCGCCCTGCATGCCCATGCCAGGATTCTGGTGATGGACGAACCAACCACGCCACTCTCATCGCGTGAGACCGACCGCCTGTTTGCGCTGATCAAGCAGCTGCGCAGCCAGGGCCTGGCGATCATCTACATCAGCCACCGCATGGCCGAAATCTACGAGTTGTCGGACCGGGTCTCGGTGCTGCGCGACGGCCAGTACATCGGCGAGCTGACCCGCGATGCGTTGTCGGCCGAAGTGTTGGTGAAAATGATGGTTGGCCGCGATCTGTCCGGTTTCTACAAGAAGGAGCACGCCGCCTATAACCCCGGCAACGTGGTGATGCGCGTGCGTGACATGGCCGATGGCAAGCGTGTGCGCCAGTGCAGTTTCGACCTGCACGCCGGTGAGGTGCTGGGCATCGCCGGGCTGGTTGGGGCAGGGCGCACCGAGCTGGCGCGGCTGATCTTCGCCGCCGACCCGCGCACCTCCGGCACGCTGGAAGTGGTCGGCAAAACCGTCACTCAGCTGCGCAACCCGGCGGATGCGATTCGTGCGGGCGTGGTGTACCTCACCGAAGACCGCAAGGCCCAGGGCCTGTTCCTGGACATGAGCGTGGCCGACAACATCAACGTCTGCGCTTGTGTGCCGGACGCGCATGCCGGTGGTGTGCTGGATCGCGGCCATGCTGCGCAGCGTTCAAATGACGCGATCAAGTCGCTGTCGATTCGCGTGGCGTCGGGCAAGGTCAATGTCGGCGCGTTGAGCGGCGGCAATCAACAAAAAGTCCTGTTGGCGCGGTTGCTGGAGGTCAAGCCGCACGTGCTGATCCTCGACGAACCGACGCGGGGCGTGGACATCGGCTCCAAGTCCGAGATCTACCGCATCATCAATCAACTGGCGCTGGCGGGGGTTGGCATCGTGGTGATTTCCAGCGAGCTGCCGGAAATCATCGGCACCTGCGACCGCGTGCTGATCATGCGCGAAGGCCAATTGGTGGCCGAAGTCGGCGGGGCTTCGGGCCACGCCATTTCCCAGGAACGCATTATTGACCTCGCCACCGGTGGCGATCAGGTGGCTGCCCATGGCTGATTCAAACAACAACGCACTGACCCTCGCACCCGTCGGCAAAGCGGAGCGCATTCGTGAACTGATGCGCACCGTCGGCATGCTGCCGGTGCTGGTATTGCTGCTGGTGGGCTTTGCCCTGGCCAGCGAAAACTTCCTCACCGTGCAGAACCTGTCGATCATCACCCAGCAGGCTTCGGTGAATGTGGTGCTGGCGGCGGGCATGACCTTTGTGATTCTCACGGCGGGCATCGATTTGTCGGTGGGTGCGATTCTGGCCGCGTCCGCCGTGGTCGCGTTGCAGGCGTCGATGTCGCCGCAGTTCGGCATGTTCGGGATTGCCGCCGGCGTTGGTTTTGGCCTGTTGCTGGGCTTGGTCAACGGAGGCTTGATTGCCTTCATGCGCCTGCCGCCGTTTATCGTCACCCTCGGCGCGCTGACCGCCATGCGTGGCCTGGCGCGGTTGCTGGCGGATGACAAAACCGTGTTCAACCCCGACCTGCCGTTTGCGTTTATCGGTAACGACTCAGTGCTGGGCGTGCCGTGGCTGGTGATCATCGCGGTGGCGGTGGTGGCGCTGTCGTGGTTCATCCTGCGCCGCACGGTGATGGGCGTGCAGATCTACTCGGTGGGCGGCAACCCTGAAGCCGCGCGGCTGTCGGGCATCAAGGTGTGGAAGGTGCTGCTGTTCGTCTACGCCATGTCCGGTGCATTGGCCGG
The sequence above is a segment of the Pseudomonas sp. R76 genome. Coding sequences within it:
- a CDS encoding TenA family transcriptional regulator codes for the protein MNFFDTLQEATQQERQALFSLPIIRDALEGHVSLESYRAFLAQAYYHVRHTVPLMMACGARLPSHLEWLRKAVCEYIEDEYGHEQWVLNDIQACGGDKDAVRDGRPGLPIELMVSYLYDLIARGNPVGLFGMVNVLEGTSIALATHAAGNIRERLELPATAFSYLSSHGSLDIGHMETYRQLMNSLHDPDDQAAVIHASKVVYALYTDMFRSLPRIGEAAHAPA
- a CDS encoding AMP-binding protein, coding for MSPETRRFHAVLRGHAERNDGAIALWGDTLKMDYTSLFAEVAYRQQRLRDEGVKVVALALDNGVDAMLWDLAILFEGLTCLTLPPFFSPAQRAHCLEQSHAERVIAEPYLEPELLAAGYRPSGDFWCKTFAGRPPMPAGTAKVTFTSGTTGAPKGVCLSADSVLRVARELHQASHATDPRHHLALLPIAILLENLGCYAALCAGATLSVPSQRSLGIQGASAVDAAQLLGCLAVRQPHSLILVPQLLLMLVIAAEQKAFSPQGLRFAAVGGARVSKALLQRAQRLGMPVFEGYGLSECASVVCLNHPDAQRPGSVGRPLPHVDIRLAEDDEVLIKGSTLLGYLDDSAQPEQWWPSGDLGAFDADGFLYLKGRKKHQFVTSFGRNVNPDWVEAELTQDGVIAQAFVYGEALPENHALLWPHSPACTDAQLAATVAMANSTLPDYAQVHRWTRLDEPFSAANGLLTANGRPRRDAIVARYQAHLFTAHNEETPS
- a CDS encoding thermostable hemolysin — protein: MPDIDCKISLPLLFGQADSAQMRLAVALPHDPQRPAFEAFIQQRFRIAHGADIRHFMPQLFGITQAEGALCAVAGVRLAGAEPLFLERYLDHQIDPLISAAAEQTVARHAIAEVGNLAASDTGSARLSIIAVTWLLAMGGLEWVAFTGNIGLVNSFHRLGLKPVTLCAADPQRLGEDRHHWGSYYESQPWVHVGNIRAGFIHLRNMGLFSRLGLPTALEDTCHVA
- a CDS encoding cytochrome b, whose translation is MIHNPLTQRYARLSMTLHWLMLALFVGVYACIEIKGLLPRGNPLKALLLGAHSLFGISIFVLVWLRLLGRLAPRPAILPRPPLWQTAASHLMHAALYGLMIVTPLLAWLMLNAGGKPVAYFEFSLPTLVAPDPDLARQFKHWHEWLGSSGYWLIGLHAAAGLFHHYWVRDNTLVRMLPKRSGR
- a CDS encoding sugar ABC transporter ATP-binding protein yields the protein MSLEPLLEMQGISKTFNGLRVLKNVGLKVYPGEIHALMGENGAGKSTLMKILSGAYQADPGGEIRIDGQPVATFDPATAKTLGIAVIYQELSLCPNLSVAENIYLGRELRRGWTIDRKGMQEGCVEVLQRLGAEFKPATPVSSLSIAERQLVEIARALHAHARILVMDEPTTPLSSRETDRLFALIKQLRSQGLAIIYISHRMAEIYELSDRVSVLRDGQYIGELTRDALSAEVLVKMMVGRDLSGFYKKEHAAYNPGNVVMRVRDMADGKRVRQCSFDLHAGEVLGIAGLVGAGRTELARLIFAADPRTSGTLEVVGKTVTQLRNPADAIRAGVVYLTEDRKAQGLFLDMSVADNINVCACVPDAHAGGVLDRGHAAQRSNDAIKSLSIRVASGKVNVGALSGGNQQKVLLARLLEVKPHVLILDEPTRGVDIGSKSEIYRIINQLALAGVGIVVISSELPEIIGTCDRVLIMREGQLVAEVGGASGHAISQERIIDLATGGDQVAAHG
- a CDS encoding ABC transporter permease subunit, with amino-acid sequence MADSNNNALTLAPVGKAERIRELMRTVGMLPVLVLLLVGFALASENFLTVQNLSIITQQASVNVVLAAGMTFVILTAGIDLSVGAILAASAVVALQASMSPQFGMFGIAAGVGFGLLLGLVNGGLIAFMRLPPFIVTLGALTAMRGLARLLADDKTVFNPDLPFAFIGNDSVLGVPWLVIIAVAVVALSWFILRRTVMGVQIYSVGGNPEAARLSGIKVWKVLLFVYAMSGALAGLGAVMSASRLFAANGLQLGQSYELDAIAAVILGGTSFTGGVGTIGGTLIGALIIAVLTNGLVLLGVSDIWQYIIKGIVIIGAVALDRYRQSGART